The region CCTTAACCCATATGTCTCACAACTCCTACCGCATGAGCTATCCTGCAGGGACTCAGGTTGCGCTTTCATGCTTATATCGAAGAATTTCACCATGTGGTGGATTCTAAAACTAAAAAGCTAACCATTATCCAACCAATAAGTGACTAAATAAATAATCGTCAATAATTAGTGTATGAGgagtaatataaaaattaacaaatttaTAATTTGATTCTTCCTGTGATTGTATTTTTTAGAAAGTTCTAAGCAATTGATTTTATTAAGTGTATGAGTGAATTTGAGTAGAATCATCAACctagtatttaattttttttatgcaattgatatttaaaaatataaaatgtatttaatatatttatatttccctcttgtaacaaaaaaatatgttattaatatgtttttatttaataagaAGGCGAACTTGTTAACAATTTCTATAGTGCTCTGAACCTGAAGGAATTTTATACTTTTTGCCTTCATTCATCGTGTTTTCTTTCATAATAAATTGTTATAATTTACAATCTAGTCCTTTTTATTCTAAAAAATAAACTGAAGGGTGTCATACCGTCTCATACCTTCCCATTTTAAATGGATACCAGGGCAATGCCTGGACTTGTACAAGGACAAGAGTTAttcttaatattaatattatccATTCTCCTCTTTTGGTTGTTTCTCCGCAAATCCACAGAAAGGCTTACCACATTAGTCCTAGGGCTTCCACCTCCATGGGTTGTTGGCTTGTTGCCTCGACTACAACCTCCATCCGAAGAGCCTCTTTGGAATTGTCGTAGGCTAAGAGCTTCAAGTTTAGTGGTTACTAAACAAACATTGACACATCAAATGTCCATAACATTCAACAGATGAAGAAGAGAATGTGATGCCTTCATACTCCATTTGCACCAATGGTGTCTCCACCAAACACAACCAACAATAGCACATGTCACAGTAAGGTTAATTTGAACGAAGACCCTAGCAAACCTACCCTGGTAATGTTCATAGTGTTTAAATTAATCCCCACAAGACGGCCAACGATTGAAGCCGTAGTCATAAGAATCTTTTTATTATAGAGCGCTAAACCTAGGGAAATGAATCCACACAAAATATTTGTTAACATTTTCTTCTTATGTAATGTACTTGAGAGTCCTAACCGATAGATAGTGATCGAAAATAAGTCAGTGTCCTCCCTCCATCTAACATGTATTTGAAAGATTaatcaaattataaaatatttgaaTTAGGAAAAGAAGATATTTCCTGATATGcatttaaaatagttttttgataataattttaattttgatagATTATAATTTGAATAAAGGGAAGGAGAAAACTTACGTGTTATGTTATGACTCCCCCTGCAGTGGTTGCTGCGCTGTGTTTTAGAAAAAAGGAATAGGTTTCCACGGCGGGTTGTGACTCCCCTGCTGGTCGTGCTGCTTCCTCCGCCGTTTTCCTTTGCCCACCGCTCCTCCAGTTATCGCCGCCGGCAACCGTGCGCACGACTCTGTTCGACTGACTCCCGTTGAGGTAAGGTGGTCTCACTCCATCGAATCTCCATTAATAGCCATATACACTTTTAATACAGAAATCACTGAACACTGATTAATATACACTGCTTCAGAATTTGAAGCAAACTTATCATTCAATATTTTGACATTGATTTTTCAATATACTTGGCTACTTGTGCTCACCATGAATAACAATATGCATGTCTGTATTGAATTTGGAAGTTTGGAACAGAGTGTATAGTAACCTTGGCTGCCTTTaatattgtttttctttttacccCACCCCatatgttatttaattaaaatagtgAGTTTAGTGATTTAGCATTGTGATGCAGAGCATGACTCTCAAGTCAAATGTAATGATTTGCTCCCACCATCTTTTCCTCAATATGCATGAGCATGACCATTGGTTTTGAGTTGTGATGCAGAGCATGACTTTTGGTTTTGAAGATTGAAGCCCAACATCTCCCTTTCTCTTTCAATTTTCCCTATATTTTGTCTTTTTTCTCAAGCATGAAGACTGAAGCCCAACATCTCCCTCAAGATTTGATAACTGAAATTTTATTGAGGTTGCCAGTGAAGTCTCTTATACGCTTCAAGGCTGTGTGCAAGTTTTGGCGGTCTCTCATATCGGATCCCCTTTTTGCAAACTCACATTTTGAACTTGCTACTCCTAGACTTGTGTTCAGTACCAGGCTTGGTATTCAAACCATGGACTTAGATGGATGTCTTCACTCTAATCCTATTTCTGAACCAATAAATGTTGACTGTTTGCCTACCAGCTCTCCTATTCGAATTCTAGATTCGTGTAGAGGCTTTCTGCTATTCGAGATTCTGCTATCGAAGTTTTTGGACCGCAATGCAAGCCTCTACTTGTGGAATCCATCCACACATGTCCACAAACTAATACCTCCATCGCCTTCTCACATCGGCTATCATGATTTTCTAGATGGTTTTGGGTATGATTCATCAAAGGATGACTACTTGGTGGTTCAAGTGTCTTGTCATCAAAGATGCCCACCTAGTTATTTAGCAATTGTGCAAATTTTTTCATTGAGAGCTAATATGTGGAAAAATATTAAGTTTACGGATTTGCCTCACTTGAACCTCTCTTGTCAATCGGGAATTGGGGTGCTCTTCAACGGGGCTTTTCACTGGATTGTTTATGATTCTGATAAATCCAGGTATGTTATTATTGCCTTTGATTTAATGGAAGAGAGACTTTTTGAGATACCCGTCCCAAATGATCCTTCCCAATATCTCAAGTTTTGTGAATTGTGGGTGGATGGAAGATTTTTGAGTCTATCAGCTTTGAGAAGTACTGATACACTTGAAATATGGGTTATGAAAAATTACAAAGTGCAGTCATCTTGGAGCAAGTCTCTTGTTCTATCTTTGAGTTGCTTTTCCTACGTTTACCCAATATGCTCTACAAAACGTGGTGACGTTGTTATGGATTATCGAGGTGATGATAAAGCAAAACGGGTGAAGTATAGTGATAAAGGAGAACAGCTTGAACATCGTGAGTATGGTGGTTATCTTTTCTCCCAAGCGCA is a window of Lotus japonicus ecotype B-129 chromosome 5, LjGifu_v1.2 DNA encoding:
- the LOC130718488 gene encoding F-box/kelch-repeat protein At3g06240-like, with amino-acid sequence MKTEAQHLPQDLITEILLRLPVKSLIRFKAVCKFWRSLISDPLFANSHFELATPRLVFSTRLGIQTMDLDGCLHSNPISEPINVDCLPTSSPIRILDSCRGFLLFEILLSKFLDRNASLYLWNPSTHVHKLIPPSPSHIGYHDFLDGFGYDSSKDDYLVVQVSCHQRCPPSYLAIVQIFSLRANMWKNIKFTDLPHLNLSCQSGIGVLFNGAFHWIVYDSDKSRYVIIAFDLMEERLFEIPVPNDPSQYLKFCELWVDGRFLSLSALRSTDTLEIWVMKNYKVQSSWSKSLVLSLSCFSYVYPICSTKRGDVVMDYRGDDKAKRVKYSDKGEQLEHREYGGYLFSQAHMYKESILSFPGVSE